In the Streptomyces sp. 3214.6 genome, AGAAGTCGATCATCAGGGTGAGGGCGCGGACGGTCCCGGTGGAGCGTGCGTAGCCGCCGGTGGTCGGGACCCCCTCGGACATCTGGACGGACGAGCGTCCGCTGATCATGCAGGGCGCGAGCGCGGAGGACCGGGCCAGGGAGATCGGGCCCGCGCCGGCCGCAGCCGAGCCGGGGAACGGCCGGAGGTGTCCCGTGCCGGCCGACGTGCTGACGGCCAGGGTCAGGGCGGTGACCGAGGCGAGGGCGGCGGCGCGGCGCGGGCGTATCCGACGGCGGAGCGGCTCGCCTGTGCGGGCCGGGGCGGTGCGCACGGGCTGCGGCTGCATGCGGGGGCCTCTCGCTCCGGGCAGCCGCCGGTCACCGGCTGCACCCTTGCGATCACCCTGTGCCGGGGCGCACGCGGGCGCGCGCTGGAGGAGACCGATCGTGGATTACCGGGTGGTAGTCGCTTCCCCGGTGGTGTGGCTCAGGTCACATCGAGAAAATCTCCGGTCCGGGAAATAACCGGGGACCTCTTCCCCGTTTAGTCAGGTGTCCGAGTGAAACGGGGACTTCATCCCCGGATCGCAACCCGTCGCAGAACTCAGCAGGAGTACGCCGTGCAGACCGCCACCCCCACCGCGCGTAAGGTGACCCGGCCCCGCGCCGACGCCCTGCGCAACCGGGAGCGGATCGTCACCGCCGCCCGCGAGATGTTCGTCGAGTTCGGCCCCGATGTGCCGCTCGACGACATCGCCCGCCGGGCCGGCGTCGGCAACGCCACGGTGTACCGCAACTTCCCCGACCGGGACGCGCTGGTCCGTGAGGTCGTCTGCTCGGTGCTGGACCGTACGGTCCGCGCCGGACAGGTCGCCCTCGCCGAGACCGGTGACGCGTTCGGGGCGCTGGAGCGGTTCGTGCACGTCTCCGCCGACGAGCGGATCAGCGCGCTCTGCCCGATGATCTCCAGCACCTTCGACCAGCACCACCCCGACCTCGAAGCCGCGCGTGAACGGGTCGAGCGGATCATCGAGGAGGTCATGGACCGAGCGAAGGCGGCCGGGCAGCTCAGGCCCGACGTCGGCGTGGGGGACGTCATGATCGCGGTGGCCCAGCTCAGCCGGCCCCCGGCCGGCACCGGATGCCTGAGCGCCGACCGCTTCGTCCACCGCCACCTCCAGCTGTTCCTGGACGGGCTGCGGGCTCCGGCCCCCTCCGTCCTGCCAGGTGCGGCCGTGACCATGGAGGACCTGCGCCAGTCCTGAGCGATTAGTCCGCGGCGTCGCGGAAGTCAGCACACAGAACTCAGCACACAGAACTCGGCAGCACACAGAACTCGGCAGCACACAGAACTCAGCACACGGAACTCGGAACTCGGCAGACAGAACACAGACGTTGTGCCCGAACGGCCGTCATCGACGACGAGCCGCCCCCTTTTCTCACCTTTTTTCCGTCACGAAGTCCCGAAGCGGGTATCCCCATGTCTCAAACAGCCCAGAAGGCCCCCGGTAAGACGGGCGCCGCACCGGACGCCAACCGGTGGAAAGCGCTGGCCTTCATCGCCCTCGCCCAGCTGATGGTCGTCCTCGACGCGACCATCGTGAACATCGCCATGCCCTCCGCCCAGCAGGACCTGGGTATCTCCGACGGCAACCGGCAGTGGATCGTCACCGCCTATGCCCTCGCCTTCGGCGGTCTGCTGCTTTTCGGCGGCCGCATAGCCGACCTGTGGGGCCGTAAGCGCGCCTTCGTCGTCGGCCTCGGCGGCTTCGCTGCGGCCTCCGCGCTCGGTGGGGCGGCCGCCAACGAGGCGATGATGTTCGGTGCCCGTGCCCTGCAGGGCGCCTTCGGTGCGCTGCTCGCGCCCGCCGCGCTGTCGCTGCTCGCCGTGATGTTCACGGACGCGAAGGAGCGCGCCAAGGCGTTCGGCATCTACGGCGCGATCGCCGGTGGTGGCGGCGCCGTCGGTCTGATCCTCGGCGGCTTCCTCACCGAGTACCTGGACTGGCGCTGGACGTTCTTCGTCAACATCCCGTTCGCGATCATCGCCGCGGCCGGCGCCTACTTCGTCATCCGTGAGCCCGAGGGCGGCCGCAACCGCTCCGCGCTCGACATCCCGGGCGTCATCCTCTCCACCCTGGGCCTGGTCGCGCTGGTCTACGGCTTCACCCGCGCCGAGTCCGAGGGCTGGAGCGACTCGCTGACGATCGGCATGTTCGCCGCGTCCGCCGTGCTGCTGTTCGCCTTCGTGGTCGTCGAGTCGAAGGTCAAGGCTCCGCTGCTGCCGCTGCGCGTGATCACCGAGCGCAACCGCGGCGGTGTCTACCTCTCCCTCGGCCTCGCGATCATCGCGATGTTCGGCCTGTTCCTCTTCCTGACCTACTACCTGCAGATCGTGAAGGGCTACTCGCCGGTCAAGACCGGCTTCGCCTTCCTCCCGATGATCGCGGGCATGATCACCGGCTCCACCCAGATCGGCACCCGTCTGATGACCCGGGTCGCTCCGCGCCTGCTGATGGGCCCGGGCTTCCTGGTCGCCGCACTCGGCATGCTGCTGCTGACCCAGCTGAAGGTCGACACCTCGTACGCGGCCGTGCTGCTGCCGGGGATGCTGCTGCTCGGCCTCGGCATGGGCACGGCGTTCATGCCGGCCATGTCCCTGGCCACCCTGGGCGTCGAGCCGCGGGACGCCGGTGTCGCCTCCGCGATGGTCAACACCTCGCAGCAGGTGGGCGGCGCCATCGGCACCGCGCTGCTGAACACGATCGCCGCATCCGCGACGACCTCGTACATCAAGGACCACGTCGCCGGTGCCACCTCCAAGCCCCAGCAGCAGCTGGTGCAGCTGGAGGGCATGGTGCACGGCTACACCAGCGCCATCTGGTTCGCCGTCGGCATCCTGGTCGCCGCCGCCACGATCGCCCTGACCCTCGTCAACACCGGCAAGCCGGACATGGGCGCGGTCGCGGGCTCGGGGGCCAAGGACGCCGAGGACGCGGTGCCGGTGATGGTCCACTGACGCGCGTAGCTCTGGCGCGCCCGGCCTTCGGGGGCTGTTAGCGCAGCCAGGGCAGGTCGGCACCCGCTTCGTTGGGCTGAAGGCCCTCGGCGATGATCTGCATGATCTCGCCGAGGGACTTCTGCTGTTCGGGGGTGAGCCGGTCGAACACCGCGTTGCGGACGATGGCGACGTGGCCCGGTGCGGCCTGCCGGAGCA is a window encoding:
- a CDS encoding TetR/AcrR family transcriptional regulator, which produces MQTATPTARKVTRPRADALRNRERIVTAAREMFVEFGPDVPLDDIARRAGVGNATVYRNFPDRDALVREVVCSVLDRTVRAGQVALAETGDAFGALERFVHVSADERISALCPMISSTFDQHHPDLEAARERVERIIEEVMDRAKAAGQLRPDVGVGDVMIAVAQLSRPPAGTGCLSADRFVHRHLQLFLDGLRAPAPSVLPGAAVTMEDLRQS
- a CDS encoding MFS transporter; this encodes MSQTAQKAPGKTGAAPDANRWKALAFIALAQLMVVLDATIVNIAMPSAQQDLGISDGNRQWIVTAYALAFGGLLLFGGRIADLWGRKRAFVVGLGGFAAASALGGAAANEAMMFGARALQGAFGALLAPAALSLLAVMFTDAKERAKAFGIYGAIAGGGGAVGLILGGFLTEYLDWRWTFFVNIPFAIIAAAGAYFVIREPEGGRNRSALDIPGVILSTLGLVALVYGFTRAESEGWSDSLTIGMFAASAVLLFAFVVVESKVKAPLLPLRVITERNRGGVYLSLGLAIIAMFGLFLFLTYYLQIVKGYSPVKTGFAFLPMIAGMITGSTQIGTRLMTRVAPRLLMGPGFLVAALGMLLLTQLKVDTSYAAVLLPGMLLLGLGMGTAFMPAMSLATLGVEPRDAGVASAMVNTSQQVGGAIGTALLNTIAASATTSYIKDHVAGATSKPQQQLVQLEGMVHGYTSAIWFAVGILVAAATIALTLVNTGKPDMGAVAGSGAKDAEDAVPVMVH